One window of Pyxicephalus adspersus chromosome 4, UCB_Pads_2.0, whole genome shotgun sequence genomic DNA carries:
- the TMEM244 gene encoding putative transmembrane protein 244 isoform X1 has translation MNELLLNCEEVISPWHDQSRWLKIISGKKMKGMMKGLTPWDGMQVILQNLFICTVVFYTVYYFTYTLCFLALRLESFDEFGPFDFKTSPSWSNRKYLGNLFSLETTFLACSACFVLIVEEWIWDYACTITVIHVGITSLIMKELPTVTHWWTSLGLGLLSMIFAGQLLAYLLYKENFIYPDLCDF, from the exons atgaatgaactcctgctaAACTGTGAGGAAGTTATATCCCCCTggcatgaccaatcaagatggctaaagatcattTCTGGAAAGAAGATGAAAGGCATGATGAAAGGTTTGACACCCTGGGATGGAATGCAG GTTATTCTTCAGAACCTTTTTATTTGCACTGTTGTTTTCTATACAGTGTATTATTTCACCTACACCTTATGTTTTCTGGCACTTAG ATTGGAGAGTTTTGATGAATTTGGACCTTTTGATTTTAAAACTTCCCCTTCCTGGTCGAATAGAAAATACCTAG GTAATTTATTCTCATTGGAGACCACATTCCTAGCTTGCAGTGCCTGTTTTGTATTGATTGTCGAGGAATGGATCTGGGATTATGCATGTACAATCACTGTGATTCATGTGGGGATAACATCACTGA TTATGAAGGAACTGCCTACCGTGACACATTGGTGGACTTCCTTAG gatTGGGATTGCTGTCAATGATTTTTGCAGGGCAACTATTGGCTTATcttctttacaaagaaaatttcATCTATCCAGATTTGTGTGACTTTTGA
- the TMEM244 gene encoding putative transmembrane protein 244 isoform X2: MALKIQVSETKVILQNLFICTVVFYTVYYFTYTLCFLALRLESFDEFGPFDFKTSPSWSNRKYLGNLFSLETTFLACSACFVLIVEEWIWDYACTITVIHVGITSLIMKELPTVTHWWTSLGLGLLSMIFAGQLLAYLLYKENFIYPDLCDF, encoded by the exons ATGGCACTCAAGATCCAAGTATCTGAGACTAAG GTTATTCTTCAGAACCTTTTTATTTGCACTGTTGTTTTCTATACAGTGTATTATTTCACCTACACCTTATGTTTTCTGGCACTTAG ATTGGAGAGTTTTGATGAATTTGGACCTTTTGATTTTAAAACTTCCCCTTCCTGGTCGAATAGAAAATACCTAG GTAATTTATTCTCATTGGAGACCACATTCCTAGCTTGCAGTGCCTGTTTTGTATTGATTGTCGAGGAATGGATCTGGGATTATGCATGTACAATCACTGTGATTCATGTGGGGATAACATCACTGA TTATGAAGGAACTGCCTACCGTGACACATTGGTGGACTTCCTTAG gatTGGGATTGCTGTCAATGATTTTTGCAGGGCAACTATTGGCTTATcttctttacaaagaaaatttcATCTATCCAGATTTGTGTGACTTTTGA